A genome region from Gloeocapsopsis sp. IPPAS B-1203 includes the following:
- a CDS encoding serine hydrolase: protein MTFFLQDKQLKNIGDRILQATWAEFPQLPQNSLALTWIVYDSPVPVNTGGALSPNAFWNYQVRGCSYRGDEPIYPASVVKLFYLVAIHEWLENGMVQTSSELERAMRDMIVDSSNDATSLVVDVLSGTTSGPELPPGPFETWKSQRNIVNRYFQSLGWEEIEKINVNQKTWCEGPYGRERMYLGEMMQNRNMLTTNATARLLHSIIGGVAVSSERSQAMMALLQRDLKDLATDVEENQVTGFLGAGLPDNAQLWSKAGWTTQVRNDAAYVEIPGKQPFLLVVFVEGRAHCQNQQLLPFVSQQVVREVGDL from the coding sequence ATGACTTTTTTCTTACAAGACAAACAACTAAAAAATATCGGCGATCGCATTTTACAAGCAACCTGGGCAGAATTTCCGCAATTGCCTCAAAATTCTTTAGCTTTGACATGGATTGTCTACGACTCTCCAGTTCCGGTAAACACTGGTGGGGCTTTAAGTCCTAATGCTTTTTGGAATTACCAAGTGCGAGGATGTAGTTATCGTGGTGATGAACCGATTTATCCTGCAAGTGTTGTCAAGTTATTCTATCTCGTCGCGATCCACGAATGGTTAGAAAATGGCATGGTGCAGACTTCGAGTGAGTTGGAACGCGCGATGCGCGATATGATTGTCGATTCGAGTAATGATGCTACAAGCTTGGTTGTAGATGTTTTGAGTGGGACGACAAGTGGTCCCGAATTGCCACCAGGTCCGTTTGAAACGTGGAAATCGCAGCGTAATATTGTCAACCGCTACTTTCAGTCGTTGGGTTGGGAAGAAATTGAAAAGATTAATGTGAATCAAAAAACTTGGTGTGAAGGTCCCTACGGGCGCGAGAGAATGTATTTAGGCGAGATGATGCAAAATCGCAATATGCTAACGACGAATGCAACAGCGCGGTTATTGCATAGTATTATTGGGGGCGTGGCGGTATCGAGTGAGCGATCGCAGGCGATGATGGCTTTGCTGCAACGCGATCTCAAAGATTTGGCGACGGATGTGGAAGAAAATCAAGTAACAGGTTTTTTGGGCGCGGGTTTGCCGGATAATGCACAGTTGTGGTCGAAGGCGGGATGGACAACTCAAGTACGCAATGATGCAGCTTATGTTGAGATTCCTGGAAAGCAGCCTTTTCTTTTGGTGGTGTTTGTGGAGGGTAGGGCGCACTGTCAGAATCAGCAGCTTTTGCCGTTCGTTTCCCAGCAGGTTGTGCGGGAGGTGGGAGATTTGTAA
- a CDS encoding C40 family peptidase: MTVKEFQITEYECQTDLNIYDSPQCDRLATQAATGRHLQIISIEDAAIAVCLCEDNYPGWLLRSDLGKLQVATQAYQANLVTEAEIRKLIPQVIAFTHAAMQQPNYYLWGGTVGPNYDCSGLMQAAFTSVGVWLPRDAYQQEGFTQAITVEEMLPGDLVFFGIERATHVGLYLGDGCYLHSSGEKMGRNGIGIDRLSEQGDEVSRSYYQQWRGAGRVVESYEPLVGEQRGRGDLRSFRSRK; this comes from the coding sequence ATGACCGTAAAAGAGTTTCAAATAACTGAATATGAGTGTCAAACGGATCTGAATATTTATGATTCTCCACAGTGCGATCGCTTGGCGACGCAAGCAGCTACAGGGCGGCATTTGCAGATAATCTCGATTGAGGATGCGGCGATTGCGGTGTGTTTGTGTGAAGATAATTATCCTGGCTGGCTGTTGCGATCAGATCTTGGAAAATTGCAAGTTGCAACTCAGGCGTATCAAGCTAACTTGGTGACAGAAGCAGAAATTAGAAAGTTAATTCCGCAAGTCATTGCATTTACTCACGCGGCAATGCAGCAACCAAATTATTACCTTTGGGGTGGTACCGTAGGACCTAATTACGATTGTTCTGGTTTGATGCAGGCAGCGTTTACTTCGGTGGGTGTATGGTTGCCTAGAGATGCGTATCAGCAAGAAGGATTTACGCAAGCAATTACGGTAGAGGAAATGCTACCTGGAGATCTCGTGTTTTTTGGGATTGAGAGGGCGACTCATGTCGGGCTTTATTTGGGGGATGGTTGTTATCTTCATAGTTCTGGGGAGAAGATGGGGCGCAATGGAATTGGCATTGATCGGTTGTCGGAACAAGGGGATGAGGTAAGTCGGTCGTATTATCAGCAGTGGAGGGGTGCGGGAAGGGTTGTGGAAAGTTATGAACCTCTTGTAGGTGAGCAGAGGGGCAGAGGGGATTTGAGGAGCTTCAGGAGCAGGAAATAG